A part of Bacteroidia bacterium genomic DNA contains:
- a CDS encoding DUF177 domain-containing protein, producing MGNKRAFERDYSINVARLSNGNHELFFEIGRSFFDQLEYSLIRDGDIALKLEIVRYNTHLDVKFNFSGKMVLECDRCTQPYDHSFAEQYRIIYSFDKDMNFEGTEVLHVDRMEPELVLVQEIYDFINMSVPIRRVPPKDVHICAPEVLALLGIDPDEESDMEDEEFELEEDFDDDFEFDMDDFDLDEEDEDSWEDDSDEEEDIENTGTADPRWDALKNIRKQMDEE from the coding sequence ATGGGAAATAAAAGGGCGTTTGAGCGTGATTACTCAATAAATGTTGCCCGATTGAGCAATGGTAATCACGAATTGTTTTTTGAAATTGGCAGGAGCTTTTTTGATCAATTGGAGTATTCGTTGATCCGGGATGGTGATATTGCCTTAAAGCTGGAGATCGTCAGATATAATACACATCTGGATGTGAAATTTAATTTCTCAGGAAAGATGGTATTGGAGTGCGACCGTTGTACGCAACCTTACGATCATAGTTTTGCAGAGCAATACAGAATCATCTATTCCTTTGATAAGGATATGAATTTTGAAGGTACGGAAGTATTGCACGTGGACAGGATGGAGCCGGAGCTGGTGCTGGTTCAGGAAATCTACGACTTTATCAATATGTCGGTGCCGATTCGCAGAGTTCCGCCGAAAGATGTTCACATTTGTGCTCCGGAAGTCCTGGCATTGCTGGGCATTGATCCTGATGAAGAGTCTGATATGGAAGATGAGGAGTTTGAACTGGAAGAAGATTTTGATGACGACTTTGAGTTCGATATGGATGATTTTGATCTGGACGAAGAAGATGAGGATTCGTGGGAAGATGATTCAGATGAGGAGGAAGATATCGAAAACACAGGAACAGCAGATCCCCGTTGGGATGCGCTAAAAAATATCCGGAAACAAATGGACGAAGAGTAA
- the rpmF gene encoding 50S ribosomal protein L32 yields MAHPKRKVSKTRRDKRRTHHKLTPKSYYLDPESGEATLYHRVSLESGFYRGRQVMEAKAEE; encoded by the coding sequence ATGGCTCATCCTAAACGAAAAGTATCGAAAACCCGCAGGGATAAGCGGCGCACGCATCACAAACTGACGCCTAAATCCTATTATCTTGATCCTGAAAGTGGGGAAGCTACCCTCTATCACCGGGTAAGCCTCGAAAGCGGGTTTTACCGTGGTCGTCAGGTAATGGAAGCAAAAGCTGAGGAATAA
- a CDS encoding signal peptidase II yields MKHSRYFLITLLVVLTDQLSKYLVKTNMYPGQEKVLIKNFLKLRFEENNGFAFGLEFTDLFAKLHISVTPESGKLFLSFFSIFAVLALGMLMLRFSDHRSPLPTVLAVIFGGALGNIIDRTFYGWIFSSINFYEGGFFHGRVVDMIFFDPGNQATFMPIFNLADLAISFGILIILIFQGRFSRIHEQALVKS; encoded by the coding sequence GTAAATATCTGGTAAAGACCAATATGTATCCGGGTCAGGAAAAAGTACTGATTAAAAATTTTCTCAAACTTCGCTTTGAAGAAAATAATGGCTTTGCTTTTGGGCTTGAGTTTACCGACCTTTTTGCAAAACTTCATATTTCCGTTACCCCCGAATCTGGTAAACTTTTTTTATCGTTTTTTTCCATTTTTGCTGTGCTGGCGCTGGGCATGCTCATGTTGCGGTTTTCTGATCATCGCTCGCCGTTACCCACAGTATTGGCTGTGATTTTTGGGGGTGCACTCGGCAATATTATCGACCGCACCTTTTATGGGTGGATTTTTTCATCTATCAATTTCTACGAAGGCGGTTTTTTTCACGGCAGGGTAGTGGACATGATTTTTTTTGACCCGGGAAATCAAGCTACTTTTATGCCGATTTTTAATCTGGCAGACCTGGCCATCTCGTTTGGAATTCTGATTATTCTCATCTTTCAAGGAAGATTTTCCAGAATCCACGAACAAGCGCTTGTAAAAAGTTGA
- the nuoF gene encoding NADH-quinone oxidoreductase subunit NuoF yields MENWRNYKKIIIPDTPNLHEISVYEKEANGYNALRSVLTSDKWSRKAVVDEVKKANIRGRGGAGFNAGLKWSFMPPKKEGVPRYLACNGDESEPGTHKDRRIFEYNPHLFIEGAIIACYAMEMDAAYVYVRGEYADWIDMLQAAVDQAYAKGYAGKNIMGTGHNIDVFVHKGAGAYICGEETSLMESLEGKRPYPRSKPPFPAQFGLWGKPTTINNVETLSHVPHVINNSADWYLSIGTPTFPGPMLYGLAGHINRPGMYEFPSGMLITDLIYKVGGGIRGGKKLKAVVPGGSSVPILTADMIEGITMDADSLRTVGTFVGTGGMCVLDEDTDIVKFLIRIAKFYDHESCGQCTPCREGTGWFVKMLKKIDSGEGNMRDLDTLLELCDNMEGRTVCALADAAAWPVRNTINRFRADFEAKITSNVYTVA; encoded by the coding sequence ATGGAAAACTGGAGAAATTATAAAAAGATTATTATCCCTGATACACCCAATCTTCATGAGATTTCGGTATATGAGAAGGAAGCGAATGGCTATAATGCACTGAGGTCAGTTTTGACTTCAGACAAATGGTCCAGAAAGGCTGTAGTCGATGAAGTTAAAAAGGCAAATATCAGGGGCCGCGGAGGTGCTGGTTTTAATGCCGGGCTGAAATGGTCTTTTATGCCTCCCAAAAAAGAGGGAGTTCCCCGTTATCTCGCCTGCAATGGTGACGAATCGGAGCCAGGTACACACAAAGACCGCCGCATTTTTGAATATAATCCACACCTTTTCATCGAAGGCGCCATTATTGCCTGCTATGCCATGGAAATGGATGCCGCGTATGTGTATGTTCGCGGTGAATATGCAGATTGGATCGATATGCTCCAGGCTGCAGTTGACCAGGCTTATGCAAAAGGTTATGCCGGGAAAAATATTATGGGCACAGGCCATAATATTGATGTATTTGTCCACAAAGGTGCTGGTGCTTATATCTGTGGAGAGGAAACTTCCCTTATGGAATCACTGGAAGGCAAAAGACCTTACCCTCGGTCCAAACCACCATTCCCTGCACAGTTTGGGCTTTGGGGAAAACCAACTACGATCAATAATGTAGAAACACTGTCCCACGTACCGCATGTGATCAATAACAGCGCGGACTGGTATTTGTCTATTGGTACTCCGACATTTCCTGGCCCAATGTTGTATGGACTTGCCGGACATATCAATCGCCCGGGCATGTATGAGTTTCCGTCAGGAATGCTGATTACTGACTTGATTTATAAAGTTGGTGGCGGTATTCGCGGTGGAAAAAAATTAAAAGCAGTGGTCCCCGGCGGATCTTCCGTTCCGATTCTTACTGCTGATATGATTGAAGGAATTACCATGGACGCAGACTCGCTGCGTACGGTTGGAACTTTTGTCGGAACAGGCGGTATGTGTGTACTCGATGAAGATACAGACATCGTCAAGTTCCTCATCCGGATCGCTAAGTTTTACGACCACGAATCCTGTGGACAGTGTACCCCCTGTCGCGAAGGTACAGGCTGGTTTGTAAAAATGCTCAAGAAAATAGACTCAGGCGAAGGAAACATGCGCGACCTGGATACTTTACTCGAATTGTGCGACAATATGGAAGGCAGAACAGTGTGTGCACTGGCTGATGCAGCTGCATGGCCTGTGAGAAACACCATCAACCGATTCCGTGCAGATTTTGAAGCTAAAATTACTTCCAACGTTTATACTGTTGCATAA